A section of the Serratia liquefaciens ATCC 27592 genome encodes:
- a CDS encoding NADH-quinone oxidoreductase subunit B family protein, which translates to MNSPLIGPRDENGLPVPITLDDSIAKLKTTLLQDIRRSAYVYRVDCGGCNGCEIEIFAAISPLFDAERFGIKVVPSPRHADILLFTGAVTRAMRIPAIRAWQASPDPKISISYGACGNSGGIFHDLYCVWGGTDRIVPVDVYIPGCPPTPAATIYGFAMALGLLDQKIKGHQHDETDGEATRLLHPQLPQPLRVLLDREARRMAGYRYGRQIADQFMQLLAAETPEPVEQRIAAYLHQQDDLRLNEIVGNLQGIYQRVLRGELRL; encoded by the coding sequence ATGAATTCGCCATTGATTGGACCACGTGATGAAAATGGCCTGCCGGTGCCAATCACCCTCGATGACAGCATCGCCAAGCTGAAAACCACCCTGCTGCAGGATATCCGCCGCTCGGCCTATGTCTATCGGGTGGACTGCGGCGGCTGTAATGGCTGCGAAATTGAGATTTTCGCTGCCATTTCACCGCTGTTCGACGCGGAACGTTTCGGCATCAAAGTGGTTCCTTCCCCCAGACATGCCGATATTCTGTTGTTCACCGGTGCAGTGACCCGCGCCATGCGCATTCCGGCGATCCGCGCCTGGCAGGCCTCACCCGATCCTAAAATCAGCATCTCCTACGGTGCCTGTGGCAACAGCGGCGGTATCTTCCACGATCTTTACTGCGTGTGGGGCGGTACCGATCGCATCGTTCCGGTCGATGTCTATATTCCCGGCTGCCCGCCGACGCCGGCGGCGACCATTTACGGTTTCGCCATGGCGCTGGGCCTGCTGGATCAGAAAATCAAAGGCCACCAGCATGATGAAACCGACGGTGAAGCTACGCGCCTGTTGCACCCGCAACTGCCCCAGCCGCTGCGAGTGCTGCTGGATCGCGAAGCCCGGCGTATGGCCGGTTACCGCTATGGTCGCCAAATCGCCGACCAGTTCATGCAACTGCTGGCAGCAGAGACACCAGAACCGGTCGAACAGCGCATCGCCGCTTATCTGCACCAGCAAGATGACCTGCGCCTGAATGAAATTGTCGGCAACCTGCAGGGCATTTATCAACGGGTGCTGCGTGGGGAGCTGCGGCTATGA
- a CDS encoding formate hydrogenlyase maturation HycH family protein: MTDSQGQVVFYSLSRKFVQEKKAPPKAQEVIYYSLAIGHHLGVIDCLEAKLSCPLAGFRAWIAQLPAGSTARRKLEGVDRFGEICIDNSHTHLLATALSHAAPRMNTEQQSWSQQLIALLQSIENEPAIYLMVRRHDD, translated from the coding sequence ATGACCGATTCCCAAGGGCAGGTGGTGTTTTACTCCCTTAGCCGCAAGTTTGTGCAGGAGAAAAAGGCCCCGCCGAAGGCCCAGGAGGTGATCTATTACAGCCTGGCGATCGGCCATCATCTGGGGGTGATCGACTGCCTGGAAGCCAAACTCAGCTGCCCGCTGGCGGGGTTTCGTGCCTGGATAGCGCAGTTGCCTGCGGGCAGCACCGCACGGCGCAAACTGGAAGGGGTCGATCGGTTTGGCGAAATCTGTATCGACAACAGCCATACCCACCTGTTGGCCACGGCGTTGAGCCACGCGGCGCCGCGTATGAACACTGAACAGCAAAGCTGGAGCCAACAGCTGATCGCCCTGCTTCAATCGATTGAAAACGAACCCGCCATTTACCTGATGGTCCGGAGGCATGATGACTGA
- the hycI gene encoding hydrogenase maturation peptidase HycI: MTDVLLCVGNCMMGDDGAGPLLAELCAGHPPAGWQVIDGGAAPENDIGHIRALRPDRLVIVDATDMGLAPGETRVIDEKDIAAMFIMTTHNLPLNFLIDQLREDIAEITFIGIQPEVVAFYYPISAAVKQAVTVLHQRLFHWADNGGYPQLEVTNV; the protein is encoded by the coding sequence ATGACTGACGTTTTATTGTGTGTGGGCAACTGCATGATGGGAGATGACGGTGCCGGGCCGCTGCTGGCTGAACTCTGTGCCGGTCATCCCCCCGCGGGTTGGCAGGTGATTGACGGCGGCGCGGCACCGGAAAATGACATCGGGCATATCCGCGCGCTGCGCCCTGATCGCCTGGTGATCGTCGACGCCACCGACATGGGGCTCGCGCCGGGTGAAACACGGGTGATCGACGAAAAAGACATTGCCGCCATGTTCATCATGACGACGCATAACCTGCCGCTTAACTTTCTGATCGACCAACTGCGCGAAGACATAGCGGAAATTACCTTTATCGGCATTCAGCCCGAAGTGGTGGCGTTTTATTACCCGATCAGCGCGGCGGTGAAACAGGCGGTGACGGTGCTCCATCAACGCTTGTTTCACTGGGCAGACAATGGCGGTTATCCGCAGCTGGAGGTGACGAATGTCTGA
- a CDS encoding formate hydrogenlyase complex iron-sulfur subunit: MLKLIKKVLKTGPATVAYPAQPLAIDPNFRGKPEYSPQQCIACGACANACPSNALSMTPDLNSGTLRWQLFLGRCIFCARCEEVCPTAAIRLSQQFELAVWRKEDLYEQADFAICHCRQCGKPYAAQKEIDYAMALLGLSSSEAATRRAQFETCPACKQQQNLTQADRIDIGRHLTREVIS, from the coding sequence ATGCTGAAACTGATTAAAAAAGTGCTGAAGACCGGCCCGGCCACTGTCGCCTATCCGGCCCAGCCGTTGGCCATTGATCCGAACTTTCGCGGCAAGCCCGAATACAGCCCACAGCAGTGCATAGCCTGTGGTGCCTGTGCCAACGCCTGTCCGTCCAACGCGTTGAGCATGACCCCCGATCTCAACAGCGGCACCTTGCGCTGGCAGCTGTTTCTTGGGCGCTGCATCTTTTGCGCCCGCTGCGAGGAAGTGTGCCCAACCGCCGCCATTCGGCTTTCGCAGCAGTTCGAACTGGCAGTGTGGCGTAAAGAGGATCTGTACGAACAAGCCGACTTCGCCATTTGTCATTGCCGACAGTGCGGCAAACCCTATGCGGCGCAAAAGGAAATTGATTATGCGATGGCGTTGCTCGGGTTGAGCAGCTCGGAGGCGGCAACCCGCCGTGCGCAGTTTGAAACCTGCCCGGCCTGCAAACAGCAGCAGAATCTGACCCAGGCCGATCGTATTGATATCGGCCGCCATTTGACCCGGGAGGTCATCTCATGA